The proteins below come from a single Triticum aestivum cultivar Chinese Spring chromosome 5D, IWGSC CS RefSeq v2.1, whole genome shotgun sequence genomic window:
- the LOC123121242 gene encoding uncharacterized protein, which produces MSPRPPGGSLNRKNCPNEPTSLPNPANFCHPQFPQHMQLSQPPYAMNIPFHQFPQQHLYPPNVQYVVVQPQYAPYSLPPRMPPPLPALVMPSTSASDSGTPRMETRQEEQDIDIVNDETAEPDRTAKRLHWTEQEDIRLIRIWLNSPKIKKYDVYWADVIAAYNSNTPKDRRREPAHLRCHWHKMIPKIARFDDCWCQVKAKYPSGLSDNMRLMDKTWVMFNAEARAMYLEEVKRRFAYNHCWKVVWDQPKWKSYILSLSSRKAKLSESGDYTSSSEDTEDDPEKETSEEGSVTAKEKYEGKGEVEKDIQCSLDLQNMLKTNPGEMTGVQLLHADQNLEPSRIEPPERKDNEALISEKQPELLMTAASWYNEFLPGSELLAGNSKSSELQHGGVSREDEPEKGTLKQGYKAPDHDRATAMENLPEKDCTQVFKKPDHGIAARENLPESKAGVQSCKATKLKRKRNGKALPCSSEVQEDIKRAVDLQTMLMKDREKMSEVQLRLSKEKLEFARLKQQEAKDKKETTLYEKYSELLMADTSRFSDFQKAEYEKAVKRMGETLFGRDDS; this is translated from the exons ATGAGTCCACGCCCACCTGGTGGTTCATTAAATCGTAAGAATTGTCCAAATGAGCCGACATCACTACCCAATCCTGCGAATTTTTGCCACCCGCAATTTCCTCAGCATATGCAACTTTCACAACCGCCGTATGCCATGAATATCCCTTTCCACCAATTCCCACAGCAACACCTATACCCACCGAATGTCCAGTACGTTGTTGTCCAACCACAATATGCTCCATACTCTTTACCACCACGGATGCCGCCTCCACTACCTGCTCTAGTTATGCCGTCCACGTCAGCGTCTGATTCAGGCACCCCACGTATGGAAACTCGTCAAGAAGAACAAGACATTGATATAGTCAATGATGAGACTGCTGAACCTGACCGGACTGCTAAGCGATTACACTGGACAGAACAGGAGGACATAAGGCTG ATACGTATTTGGCTGAATAGCCCGAAGATCAAGAAGTATGACGTGTACTGGGCGGATGTTATAGCAGCATACAACAGCAACACCCCTAAAGATAGGAGAAGGGAACCAGCACATTTGAGGTGTCATTGGCATAAGATGATCCCAAAGATTGCCCGCTTCGATGATTGCTGGTGCCAGGTCAAGGCAAAATATCCTAGTGGCCTGTCTGACAATATGCGGCTGATGGACAAAACATGGGTGATGTTCAATGCGGAAGCACGGGCGATGTATCTTGAGGAAGTAAAACGTCGTTTTGCTTATAACCACTGCTGGAAAGTTGTCTGGGACCAACCCAAATGGAAATCCTACATCTTGTCTTTGTCCTCCAGAAAAGCTAAGCTCTCTGAGTCTGGGGACTACACGTCATCCTCTGAAGATACTGAGGATGACCCTGAAAAAGAGACAAGCGAAGAAGGTAGCGTCACTGCGAAGGAGAAATATGAAGGTAAAGGTGAGGTGGAAAAAGATATTCAATGCTCACTGGATCTTCAGAACATGCTAAAGACTAATCCAGGGGAGATGACAGGGGTACAACTGCTGCATGCAGATCAAAATCTTGAACCTTCCAGAATAGAGCCGCCAGAAAGAAAGGACAATGAAGCATTAATATCAGAGAAGCAACCAGAATTGTTGATGACTGCTGCTTCGTGGTACAATGAGTTTCTGCCTGGGAGTGAGCTGTTGGCTGGTAATTCGAAGTCCAGCGAGTTGCAACATGGGGGAGTATCGAGAGAAGATGAGCCCGAAAAAGGAACACTTAAACAGGGTTACAAGGCACCAGACCATGATAGAGCAACGGCCATGGAAAACCTTCCTGAAAAGGACTGTACACAAGTCTTCAAGAAGCCAGATCATGGGATAGCAGCGAGGGAAAATCTTCCTGAAAGCAAAGCAGGTGTGCAAAGTTGCAAGGCGACAAAGCTCAAACGAAAACGCAATGGCAAGGCGTTGCCTTGTTCGTCTGAGGTGCAGGAGGACATCAAACGTGCAGTGGATCTTCAGACCATGCTTATGAAGGATCGGGAGAAGATGTCAGAGGTACAGCTCCGTCTCTCGAAAGAGAAGCTTGAGTTCGCCAGACTAAAGCAACAGGAAGCAAAGGACAAGAAGGAAACAACACTTTACGAGAAGTATTCAGAGCTGTTGATGGCTGACACCTCCAGGTTCAGCGACTTTCAAAAGGCAGAGTATGAGAAGGCGGTGAAGCGCATGGGCGAGACGTTATTTGGTAGAGATGATAGCTAG